A window of Exiguobacterium sp. FSL W8-0210 contains these coding sequences:
- a CDS encoding 1,2-dihydroxy-3-keto-5-methylthiopentene dioxygenase, whose protein sequence is MATVLFQETNTRYTDQTEVADFLASRGVLYEQWDVSKLPAPLVENFTLTDADKQTILDTFAPEIKDVSERRGYQTADIISLSDTTPNLDELLVNFQKEHHHTDDEVRFIVSGHGVFAIKDEEVGYYNIELNPGDLISVPVNTRHYFTLQDDRKVVAVRIFVTTDGWVPIYENETSTVS, encoded by the coding sequence ATGGCAACAGTCTTATTCCAAGAAACAAACACACGGTATACGGATCAAACGGAAGTCGCTGACTTCCTCGCGTCACGCGGCGTTCTTTACGAACAGTGGGACGTTTCGAAACTTCCAGCGCCTCTCGTTGAAAACTTCACACTGACGGATGCAGACAAACAAACGATTCTCGATACGTTCGCTCCAGAAATCAAAGACGTATCAGAACGTCGTGGGTATCAGACAGCTGACATCATCTCACTTTCGGATACGACACCGAACCTTGATGAGTTGCTCGTCAACTTCCAGAAAGAACATCACCATACGGATGATGAAGTTCGTTTCATCGTCAGCGGTCATGGCGTCTTCGCGATCAAAGACGAAGAAGTCGGCTACTATAACATCGAACTCAATCCTGGTGATTTGATTTCCGTTCCTGTTAACACACGCCACTACTTTACGCTTCAAGACGATCGTAAAGTCGTTGCTGTTCGGATCTTCGTCACGACAGACGGCTGGGTTCCGATTTATGAAAACGAGACGTCAACGGTCTCTTAA
- a CDS encoding methylthioribulose 1-phosphate dehydratase, giving the protein MTFMRRYEELRAIKQELAARDWFPGTSGNLAIRTSAIPIEFLVTASGKDKRQTTPDDFVHVDATGQLIGEQSGRPSAETLLHVKVFNRTDAGCSLHVHTIANNVISELYGDQGSITFSGQEIIKALGHWEEDATVTVPIIPNHADIPTLAAAFAPHVTADSGAVLIRNHGITVWAPTAFEAKKHLEAFEFLFNYTLTLQSCRQSTH; this is encoded by the coding sequence ATGACATTCATGCGACGGTATGAAGAGCTACGCGCCATCAAACAAGAGCTTGCGGCGCGCGATTGGTTCCCTGGTACGAGTGGTAACCTCGCCATTCGGACGTCTGCTATTCCGATTGAATTTCTTGTGACAGCAAGCGGGAAAGATAAGCGACAGACGACTCCTGACGACTTCGTTCATGTCGATGCGACCGGTCAATTGATCGGTGAGCAATCCGGGCGTCCTTCCGCTGAGACATTACTCCATGTCAAAGTGTTCAATCGAACGGACGCCGGTTGTTCCCTGCATGTCCATACGATTGCGAACAATGTGATTTCGGAACTCTATGGCGATCAAGGCAGTATCACCTTTTCCGGTCAAGAAATCATCAAGGCACTCGGACACTGGGAAGAGGATGCGACGGTCACGGTACCGATCATTCCGAATCATGCGGACATTCCGACGCTTGCCGCTGCTTTTGCACCTCATGTCACAGCAGACAGTGGTGCTGTCCTGATCCGCAATCACGGGATCACGGTCTGGGCACCGACCGCCTTTGAAGCAAAGAAACACCTCGAAGCCTTCGAGTTTTTATTCAATTACACGTTGACGTTGCAATCATGCCGTCAATCCACTCATTAA
- a CDS encoding 2,3-diketo-5-methylthiopentyl-1-phosphate enolase, translating to MAYITATYQLTARDRLEQRAEQLALGLTVGSWTELNHLEQQQLASFKGEVVHTEERDGKGYITIRYPEHNVSRDFSAILTTVFGKLSLDGEIKLTELLLPDTFTSDFPGAKFGIEGVRSLIGVEDRPLLMSIFKGVIGRDLSFLRDQLEGQLAGGIDLVKDDEILYDNPLTPTIDRARIGREVIDAHFQRTGKRALYAITLSGPVFTLKDQAKRLIDAGATAFLLNTFTYGLDVLRELASDPEINVPIFNHPAYSGALIASPNHGVAAPVLLGTLPRAAGADLTLFPSPYGNVALPKDVARGIAVEATRLGQTKSIFPVPSAGIHPGLVAQLVRDFGIDSVINAGGGVHGHPQGAAAGVIAFRQALDAALANESLSTAASRHEELRIALDAWGIKS from the coding sequence ATGGCTTATATCACTGCTACTTATCAATTGACTGCCCGTGATCGACTCGAGCAACGCGCTGAACAACTCGCGCTTGGTCTGACAGTCGGTTCTTGGACGGAACTGAATCATCTCGAACAACAACAACTCGCCTCGTTCAAAGGGGAAGTCGTACATACCGAAGAGCGCGATGGTAAAGGCTATATCACGATTCGTTACCCGGAACACAATGTATCGCGCGACTTTTCTGCGATTCTGACGACCGTCTTCGGGAAACTCTCACTCGACGGTGAAATCAAATTAACGGAATTGCTACTACCCGATACATTTACGTCGGACTTTCCAGGTGCGAAATTCGGGATCGAAGGGGTCCGTTCCTTGATCGGTGTCGAAGATCGCCCATTATTAATGAGCATCTTCAAAGGAGTCATCGGACGCGATTTATCGTTCCTTCGTGATCAACTCGAAGGACAACTCGCTGGTGGGATTGATCTCGTCAAAGACGATGAGATCCTATACGACAATCCGTTGACACCGACGATTGACCGGGCACGGATCGGACGTGAGGTCATCGATGCTCACTTCCAACGGACCGGTAAACGTGCGTTATATGCGATCACACTCAGTGGTCCCGTCTTTACGCTCAAGGATCAAGCCAAGCGATTGATTGATGCTGGAGCGACTGCTTTCTTGCTGAATACCTTCACATACGGACTCGACGTCTTACGCGAACTGGCGAGTGATCCGGAAATCAACGTTCCGATCTTCAATCATCCGGCATATAGCGGTGCGTTGATTGCTAGCCCGAATCACGGAGTCGCAGCTCCTGTCTTACTCGGCACTTTACCGCGTGCTGCTGGAGCAGACTTGACGCTATTCCCGTCTCCTTACGGCAATGTCGCTTTGCCAAAGGATGTCGCTCGTGGTATCGCGGTCGAAGCGACCCGTCTTGGTCAGACGAAATCGATCTTCCCGGTTCCTTCAGCCGGTATTCATCCTGGACTCGTCGCTCAACTCGTACGGGACTTCGGGATCGATTCCGTCATCAACGCTGGCGGCGGCGTACATGGTCATCCGCAAGGTGCTGCGGCTGGTGTCATCGCTTTCCGTCAGGCACTCGATGCGGCACTCGCAAATGAATCCCTATCGACGGCAGCATCGCGTCATGAAGAATTACGAATCGCCCTCGACGCTTGGGGGATCAAGTCATGA
- a CDS encoding 2-hydroxy-3-keto-5-methylthiopentenyl-1-phosphate phosphatase: MTVRILCDFDGTVTTQDNIIALMQAFAPASDFEPLKHGVLDRTLSIQSGVGQMFALLPSDGKTAYLDFLLERAVIRDGFSELLQYSRRQGIDFSIVSGGMDFFVEPILAPFLDQEQIYCNVADFSGPFVHIDWPNACDAHCTNGCGCCKTSVARTLRKDGDVIIVIGDSVTDFELAKQADRVYARDYLITLCEENDIAYTPFETFHDIVHDLTRAEVTT; this comes from the coding sequence ATGACCGTACGGATTCTTTGTGACTTCGACGGTACTGTGACGACGCAAGATAACATCATCGCACTCATGCAGGCATTTGCGCCAGCGAGTGACTTCGAACCGTTGAAACACGGCGTACTCGACCGGACGTTATCGATTCAGAGTGGTGTCGGGCAAATGTTCGCACTTCTGCCGTCTGACGGAAAAACAGCCTATCTTGACTTTTTGTTGGAGCGTGCGGTCATTCGCGACGGATTTTCGGAGTTACTGCAGTACAGTCGTCGTCAAGGCATCGATTTTTCGATCGTCAGCGGTGGAATGGACTTTTTCGTCGAACCAATCTTAGCGCCATTCCTCGACCAAGAACAGATTTACTGTAACGTCGCCGATTTCAGTGGTCCATTCGTCCATATCGATTGGCCAAACGCCTGCGATGCCCATTGCACGAACGGGTGCGGCTGTTGTAAAACGTCCGTTGCCCGGACACTACGTAAAGACGGTGACGTCATCATCGTCATCGGTGACTCGGTGACGGACTTCGAACTCGCAAAACAAGCGGATCGTGTCTATGCCCGTGATTATCTGATCACGTTGTGTGAAGAGAATGATATCGCCTATACACCTTTTGAGACGTTCCACGATATCGTTCATGATTTAACACGAGCGGAGGTGACAACATGA